Proteins from a genomic interval of Piscinibacter sp. HJYY11:
- the nrdR gene encoding transcriptional regulator NrdR translates to MRCPFCSHEDTQVVETRESDEGDVVRRRRRCQSCDKRFTTYERAEIALPSVVKKDGTRAEFDVGKVRASMTLALRKRPVSVEQIDAALERIQDKLLNSGAKEVASTKVGEFVMRELKRIDKVAYVRFASVYRSFEDVDEFRQLIRDI, encoded by the coding sequence ATGCGCTGCCCTTTCTGTTCCCACGAAGACACCCAAGTCGTCGAGACCCGAGAGTCCGACGAAGGTGACGTCGTGCGCCGTCGCCGGCGGTGCCAGAGCTGCGACAAGCGATTCACCACCTACGAGCGCGCCGAAATCGCGTTGCCGTCCGTCGTCAAGAAGGACGGCACCCGGGCCGAGTTCGACGTCGGCAAGGTGCGCGCCTCGATGACGCTGGCGCTGCGCAAGCGCCCGGTGAGCGTGGAGCAGATCGATGCCGCGCTCGAGCGCATCCAGGACAAGCTGCTCAACAGCGGTGCCAAGGAAGTGGCGTCCACCAAGGTGGGCGAGTTCGTCATGCGTGAGCTCAAGCGCATCGACAAGGTCGCGTACGTGCGCTTCGCCTCGGTCTACCGCAGCTTCGAGGACGTCGACGAGTTCCGGCAGCTGATCCGCGACATCTGA
- the glyA gene encoding serine hydroxymethyltransferase, whose translation MFDRTKSTIASVDPELFAAIQSENQRQEDHIELIASENYTSPAVMAAQGSQLTNKYAEGYPGKRYYGGCEYVDVVEQLAIDRLKQLFGAQFANVQANSGSQANQSVFFGLLQPGDTIMGMSLSEGGHLTHGMPLNMSGKWFKVVSYGLDKNEAIDYDAMERLAHEHKPKLIIAGASAYALRIDFERFAKVAKAIGAYFMVDMAHYAGLIAAGVYPNPVPFADVVTSTTHKSLRGPRGGVVLMNNEDIAKKINSAIFPGIQGGPLMHVIAGKAVAFKEALSPEFKTYQQQVVKNAAVLADTLTQRGLRIVSGRTESHVMLVDLRPKNLTGKEAEAILGQAHMTCNKNGIPNDPQKPMVTSGIRLGSPAFTTRGFKEEQARITANLIADVLDKPHDEANIAAVRAKVAALTKEFPVYR comes from the coding sequence ATGTTCGACCGCACCAAATCCACCATTGCCTCCGTCGACCCCGAGCTGTTTGCCGCCATCCAGAGCGAGAACCAGCGCCAGGAAGACCACATCGAGCTGATCGCCTCCGAGAACTACACCTCGCCGGCCGTCATGGCCGCCCAGGGCTCGCAGCTCACCAACAAATACGCCGAGGGCTACCCCGGCAAGCGCTACTACGGCGGCTGCGAATACGTCGACGTGGTGGAGCAACTCGCCATCGACCGGCTGAAGCAGCTCTTCGGCGCCCAGTTCGCCAACGTGCAGGCCAACTCGGGCTCGCAGGCCAACCAGTCGGTCTTCTTCGGCCTGCTTCAGCCCGGCGACACGATCATGGGCATGAGCCTCTCCGAAGGCGGCCACCTGACGCACGGCATGCCGCTCAACATGAGCGGCAAGTGGTTCAAGGTCGTCAGCTACGGCTTGGACAAGAACGAGGCCATCGACTACGACGCGATGGAGCGCCTGGCCCACGAGCACAAACCCAAGCTCATCATCGCCGGCGCCTCGGCCTACGCCCTGCGCATCGACTTCGAGCGCTTCGCCAAGGTCGCCAAGGCCATCGGCGCCTACTTCATGGTCGACATGGCCCACTACGCCGGCCTGATCGCCGCGGGCGTGTACCCCAACCCGGTGCCGTTCGCCGACGTCGTCACCTCCACCACCCACAAGAGCCTGCGTGGCCCGCGCGGCGGCGTGGTGCTGATGAACAACGAAGACATCGCGAAGAAGATCAACAGCGCGATCTTCCCCGGCATCCAGGGCGGCCCGCTGATGCACGTGATCGCCGGCAAGGCCGTGGCCTTCAAGGAAGCGCTCTCGCCCGAGTTCAAGACCTACCAGCAGCAGGTGGTGAAGAACGCCGCCGTGCTGGCCGACACGCTCACCCAGCGTGGCCTGCGCATCGTCTCGGGCCGCACCGAAAGCCACGTGATGCTGGTCGACCTGCGCCCGAAGAATCTGACGGGCAAGGAAGCCGAGGCCATCCTGGGCCAGGCCCACATGACCTGCAACAAGAACGGCATCCCCAACGACCCGCAGAAGCCGATGGTCACGAGCGGCATCCGCCTGGGCTCGCCGGCCTTCACCACGCGTGGCTTCAAGGAAGAGCAGGCCCGCATCACCGCCAACCTGATCGCCGATGTGCTGGACAAGCCGCACGATGAGGCGAACATCGCGGCGGTGCGCGCCAAGGTCGCTGCGTTGACCAAGGAATTCCCGGTCTACCGGTAA
- a CDS encoding lytic transglycosylase domain-containing protein encodes MTALQNLLSFLNSARQHASSSTTVFLRDVGHGLLEVSHNTLALVGLLIVGVLLFVGSHKETSRSIEQKALSWLQARHELRTAGTIEALADFHEPDAITRATASDPKELTRQQAAVANWLSRRYRVAPEPIARLVQEAWTVGARAQLDPTLILAIMAIESSFNPFAQSPVGAQGLMQVMTRVHDDKYEAFGGNHAAFDPVTNLRVGVQVLKECIARAGGLEAGLRYYVGAANLPDDGGYAGKVLAEQEHLRQVASGKSVSTTAPLLVPPSVTVPATVTGPDVKPSTPAEKPATEQVALAGESRG; translated from the coding sequence ATGACAGCGCTTCAGAATTTGCTCTCGTTCCTGAACTCGGCCCGCCAACATGCGTCCAGCTCCACCACCGTCTTTCTGCGAGACGTGGGCCATGGGCTGCTCGAGGTGAGCCACAACACGTTGGCCCTGGTGGGCCTCTTGATCGTGGGCGTGCTGCTCTTCGTGGGCAGCCACAAGGAAACCAGCCGCAGCATCGAGCAGAAAGCCTTGAGCTGGCTGCAAGCCCGGCATGAGTTACGCACCGCCGGCACGATCGAAGCCCTGGCCGACTTCCATGAGCCCGATGCGATCACGCGCGCCACGGCGAGCGATCCAAAGGAGCTGACCCGCCAGCAGGCCGCCGTCGCCAACTGGCTCTCGCGCCGCTACCGCGTCGCGCCCGAGCCGATTGCGCGCCTGGTGCAGGAAGCTTGGACGGTGGGGGCCCGGGCCCAGCTGGACCCGACGCTGATCCTCGCCATCATGGCCATCGAATCGAGCTTCAATCCGTTCGCACAGAGCCCGGTGGGCGCGCAAGGCCTGATGCAGGTCATGACGCGTGTGCACGACGACAAGTACGAGGCCTTCGGCGGCAACCACGCCGCCTTCGACCCGGTGACGAACCTGCGCGTCGGCGTGCAGGTGCTCAAGGAGTGCATTGCGCGCGCGGGCGGCCTGGAAGCGGGTCTTCGCTACTACGTCGGCGCCGCCAATCTCCCCGATGACGGTGGCTATGCCGGCAAGGTCCTGGCCGAGCAGGAGCACTTGCGCCAGGTCGCGTCGGGCAAGAGTGTTTCCACGACGGCGCCGCTGCTGGTGCCCCCGTCGGTGACGGTGCCTGCCACCGTGACCGGCCCTGACGTGAAGCCGTCCACACCCGCCGAAAAACCGGCCACCGAACAGGTCGCGCTGGCGGGTGAGTCGCGCGGCTGA
- a CDS encoding UbiD family decarboxylase domain-containing protein, with the protein MKYRDLRDFMAGLERLGELRQVAEPVSARLEMTALSDKVLRSGGPALWFKNPAGYKFSALTNLFGTPKRVALGMGATEVNELRDVGRVLASLKEPEPPKGLKDTGRLLQMAKALWEMKPSVVSKAACQEEVLTADEIDLGALPIQLCWPGDVAPLITWGLVITRGPQGAPNARKRQNLGIYRQQVIGPRQVIMRWLAHRGGALDFRDFALARPGQPFPIAVALGADPATILGAVTPVPDTLSEYQFAGLLRGSRTEVFNTTVGDQGVMLQAPAGAEIVLEGHIPPATTGFTGISAHGVPLKEVGGYLHALEGPFGDHTGYYNEQDWFPVFELSRLVRRRDAIYHSTYTGKPPDEPAVLGVALNEVFVPILQKQFPEIVDFYLPPEGCSYRMAIVSIKKSYPGHAKRLMFGIWSFLRQFMYTKFIVVTDDDVDIRSWQDVIWAITTRVDPVRDTTLVEHTPIDYLDFASPVSGLGGKMGLDATNKWPGETDREWGRNIKMDAEVEQRVAGLFEQVMKPSQ; encoded by the coding sequence ATGAAATATCGCGATTTGCGGGACTTCATGGCGGGGCTCGAACGCCTTGGCGAGCTGCGTCAGGTCGCCGAGCCAGTCTCGGCGCGGCTTGAAATGACAGCGCTCAGTGACAAGGTCCTCCGTTCCGGCGGTCCGGCGCTGTGGTTCAAGAACCCCGCTGGTTACAAATTTTCTGCCTTGACCAACCTCTTTGGTACCCCTAAGCGAGTGGCCCTTGGAATGGGGGCTACCGAGGTAAACGAGCTTCGGGATGTGGGTCGGGTGCTGGCCAGCCTGAAGGAGCCCGAGCCGCCCAAAGGCCTGAAAGACACCGGCCGGCTGTTACAAATGGCCAAGGCGCTGTGGGAAATGAAGCCCTCGGTCGTGAGCAAGGCGGCGTGCCAAGAGGAGGTGCTGACCGCCGACGAGATCGACCTCGGCGCGCTTCCCATCCAGCTGTGCTGGCCGGGCGACGTCGCCCCCCTCATCACCTGGGGCCTCGTCATCACCCGCGGGCCGCAGGGCGCGCCCAACGCCCGCAAGCGCCAGAACCTGGGCATCTACCGGCAGCAGGTGATCGGCCCGCGCCAAGTCATCATGCGCTGGCTGGCCCACCGGGGCGGCGCACTCGACTTCCGCGACTTCGCCCTGGCGCGGCCGGGGCAGCCGTTTCCGATCGCCGTTGCGCTGGGCGCCGACCCGGCGACCATCCTCGGCGCCGTGACGCCCGTGCCCGACACGCTTTCCGAGTACCAGTTCGCCGGCCTGCTGCGCGGCAGCCGCACCGAGGTCTTCAACACCACCGTCGGCGACCAGGGTGTGATGTTGCAGGCGCCGGCCGGTGCCGAGATCGTGCTCGAAGGGCACATCCCACCCGCCACGACCGGCTTCACCGGCATCAGCGCCCATGGTGTGCCGTTGAAGGAGGTGGGTGGCTACTTGCACGCGCTCGAAGGCCCGTTCGGCGACCACACCGGCTACTACAACGAGCAGGACTGGTTCCCGGTGTTCGAGCTGAGCCGCCTCGTTCGCCGGCGCGACGCCATCTACCACTCCACCTACACCGGCAAGCCGCCCGACGAACCGGCCGTCCTGGGTGTCGCGCTCAATGAAGTCTTCGTGCCGATCCTGCAGAAGCAATTCCCGGAGATTGTCGACTTCTACCTGCCACCCGAAGGCTGCAGCTACCGGATGGCGATCGTCAGCATCAAGAAGAGCTACCCCGGCCATGCCAAGCGGCTGATGTTCGGCATCTGGAGCTTCCTGCGCCAGTTCATGTACACCAAGTTCATCGTGGTGACCGACGACGACGTCGACATCCGCAGCTGGCAGGACGTGATCTGGGCCATCACCACCCGCGTCGACCCGGTTCGCGACACCACGCTGGTGGAGCACACGCCGATCGACTACCTCGACTTCGCCTCGCCCGTCAGCGGCCTCGGCGGCAAGATGGGCCTGGACGCTACCAACAAGTGGCCCGGCGAAACCGACCGCGAATGGGGACGCAACATCAAGATGGACGCCGAGGTGGAGCAGCGGGTCGCCGGCCTGTTCGAGCAGGTGATGAAACCGTCTCAATGA
- a CDS encoding YdcF family protein, with protein sequence MNGLLTLLGIESWKPVVSALVLPPVPFFLLLLIGARLILPRRGLGWFVILLSLAGLWLSACAGSAQVLTQLALKPPSAYSTDAIAELKAAVKAKQPVAIVVLGGGAEPLAPEYGISNLAPWSLERLRYGLWLSRETGAPVAFSGGVGWDQSSDAKPEAEIASRIAAKEFGQPLKWLEDRSRDTRESAGHTLQLLKRDGITRVVLVTHGWHMPRAQKVFEQAAAGSIRIEPAPMGLAQRTMRPVLEWIPTPTGYQKVTQVLRELLALLVRA encoded by the coding sequence ATGAACGGCCTGCTGACGCTGCTCGGCATCGAATCCTGGAAACCCGTGGTCTCGGCGCTCGTGCTGCCGCCGGTGCCCTTCTTCCTGTTGCTGCTGATCGGCGCACGGCTGATCCTGCCGCGCCGCGGGCTGGGCTGGTTCGTCATCCTCCTTAGCCTGGCCGGCCTGTGGCTGAGCGCCTGCGCCGGCAGCGCCCAGGTGCTGACCCAGCTTGCGCTGAAGCCGCCCAGTGCGTACAGCACCGATGCCATCGCTGAGCTGAAGGCCGCGGTGAAGGCCAAGCAGCCGGTGGCCATCGTCGTGCTCGGCGGCGGGGCCGAGCCGCTGGCGCCGGAGTACGGAATTTCCAACTTGGCACCTTGGTCGCTCGAGCGCCTGCGATATGGGCTGTGGTTGAGCCGTGAAACTGGTGCGCCAGTGGCCTTCAGCGGTGGGGTGGGCTGGGACCAATCGTCCGACGCCAAGCCCGAAGCCGAAATCGCGTCGCGGATCGCCGCCAAGGAATTCGGCCAGCCGCTCAAATGGCTGGAAGACCGCTCGCGCGACACCCGTGAGAGCGCCGGTCATACGCTGCAGCTGCTCAAGCGCGATGGCATCACCCGCGTCGTGCTCGTGACCCACGGCTGGCACATGCCGCGTGCGCAGAAGGTGTTCGAGCAGGCCGCGGCGGGGTCGATCAGGATCGAGCCAGCGCCCATGGGCCTGGCGCAGCGCACGATGCGCCCGGTGCTGGAGTGGATCCCCACACCGACGGGTTACCAGAAGGTCACCCAGGTGCTGCGCGAACTGCTGGCCTTGCTGGTGCGCGCCTGA
- a CDS encoding TonB-dependent receptor gives MPALAFVGPVQAQATGPALDPVVITTQRLRESAFDSPAAISAVTREVIESAGPQVNLSEVLNRVPGIVALNRQNYAQDLQISIRGFGTRSTFGVRGVRLIVDGIPATMPDGQGQASNVSLASAGRIEVLRGPMAQLYGNSAGGVVQVFTGPDAEQPTLTLSGAAGPYEQRKFGLKYSTTTAEGDGITLDASRYDTDGYREHSAARRGQFNARWQRELSRDTHVSVVLNALDQPDTQDPLGLTRAQWEANPRSVAAPALAQDTRKTVRQNQLGSVVEHRFSEATLFTGRVYFGERKLFNALGIPPAAQAPATHSGGIVRFERGYSGLAAQLSHRITLGEGRALRINGGVEYDRMRENRQGHLNTGGVEGELKRDERNVVDNRDAYLQASWDLHRDWTLTGGARSIDVRFRTRDYFIAAGNPDDSGSVGFSGVNPVLGLAWHATKTLNVYFNAGRGYETPTFTELAYRNVGSGLNTDLRASSSRHLELGAKWKVDGLQRLDAALYDIDTKDEIVVDTNTGGRSTFRNAGPTERRGLELTHVVQFTDSLRSTLSLNLLRARFADGRRLPGTPERSAFAELAWAPKAAWGGFHSGIEAVHTGSLMVNDNNTDAAPAVTLLNLRAGFSQTLDGWRFTQLVRLDNATDRRYAGSVIVNEANGRFFEPALPRNWLLAVTASHAF, from the coding sequence ATGCCCGCACTGGCCTTTGTCGGCCCGGTGCAGGCTCAAGCCACAGGCCCTGCGCTCGACCCGGTGGTCATCACGACCCAGCGCCTGCGCGAAAGTGCGTTCGACTCGCCCGCCGCGATCAGCGCGGTCACCCGCGAGGTCATCGAGAGCGCCGGCCCGCAGGTCAACCTGTCGGAAGTGCTCAACCGCGTGCCGGGCATCGTCGCGCTCAACCGGCAGAACTACGCGCAAGACCTGCAGATCTCGATCCGCGGCTTCGGCACCCGTTCGACCTTCGGCGTGCGCGGCGTTCGCCTCATCGTCGATGGCATCCCCGCCACCATGCCCGACGGGCAGGGCCAGGCGTCCAACGTGTCGCTCGCGTCGGCCGGCCGCATCGAAGTGCTGCGCGGCCCGATGGCGCAGCTGTACGGCAACTCAGCGGGCGGGGTGGTACAGGTCTTCACCGGGCCCGACGCCGAGCAGCCCACGCTCACGCTGAGCGGCGCGGCCGGCCCCTACGAGCAGCGCAAGTTCGGCTTGAAATACAGCACCACCACCGCCGAGGGCGACGGCATCACGCTCGACGCGTCGCGCTACGACACTGACGGCTACCGCGAGCACAGCGCCGCGCGCCGAGGCCAGTTCAATGCACGGTGGCAACGCGAGCTCAGCCGCGACACCCACGTGAGCGTGGTCCTCAATGCGCTCGACCAGCCCGACACGCAAGACCCGCTCGGCCTCACCCGCGCGCAGTGGGAGGCCAACCCGCGCTCGGTGGCCGCCCCGGCGCTCGCGCAAGACACCCGCAAGACCGTCCGACAGAACCAGCTCGGCAGCGTCGTCGAACACCGCTTCAGCGAGGCCACGCTCTTCACCGGCCGCGTCTACTTCGGCGAGCGCAAGCTCTTCAATGCCCTCGGCATCCCGCCAGCAGCGCAGGCACCGGCCACCCACAGCGGCGGCATCGTGCGCTTCGAGCGTGGCTACAGCGGCCTGGCAGCGCAGCTGTCGCACCGCATCACGCTCGGTGAAGGCCGCGCGCTGCGCATCAATGGCGGGGTCGAATACGACCGCATGCGCGAGAACCGCCAGGGCCACCTCAACACCGGTGGCGTCGAAGGCGAGCTCAAGCGCGACGAGCGCAACGTGGTCGACAACCGCGATGCCTACTTGCAGGCGAGCTGGGACCTGCACCGGGACTGGACGCTCACCGGCGGCGCCCGCAGCATCGACGTCCGCTTCCGCACGCGCGACTACTTCATCGCCGCCGGCAACCCCGACGACAGCGGCAGCGTGGGCTTCAGCGGCGTGAACCCCGTGCTCGGCCTGGCCTGGCATGCGACCAAGACGCTCAACGTCTACTTCAATGCCGGCCGCGGCTACGAGACGCCCACCTTCACCGAGCTGGCCTATCGCAACGTCGGCTCGGGGCTCAACACCGACCTGCGAGCGTCCAGCAGCCGCCACCTGGAGCTCGGCGCCAAATGGAAGGTCGATGGCCTGCAGCGACTCGACGCCGCGCTCTACGACATCGACACCAAAGACGAGATCGTGGTCGACACCAACACCGGCGGCCGCTCCACCTTCCGCAACGCCGGCCCCACCGAGCGCCGCGGCCTCGAGCTCACGCACGTCGTGCAGTTCACCGACAGCCTGCGCAGCACCTTGAGCCTCAACCTCCTTCGCGCCCGCTTCGCCGACGGCCGCCGCCTGCCCGGCACGCCCGAGCGCAGCGCCTTCGCCGAGCTGGCCTGGGCGCCCAAGGCCGCCTGGGGCGGCTTCCACAGTGGCATCGAAGCCGTGCACACCGGCTCGCTGATGGTCAACGACAACAACACCGACGCCGCCCCCGCCGTGACGCTGCTCAACCTGCGCGCCGGCTTCTCGCAAACGCTCGACGGCTGGCGCTTCACCCAACTCGTGCGCCTGGACAACGCCACCGACCGCCGCTATGCCGGCTCGGTGATCGTCAACGAAGCCAATGGCCGCTTTTTCGAGCCTGCGCTCCCGCGCAACTGGCTGCTGGCGGTCACGGCAAGCCATGCTTTCTGA
- the msrA gene encoding peptide-methionine (S)-S-oxide reductase MsrA → MSINTITLGGGCFWCIEAVYERVRGVTAVESGYSNGHVVEPSYEQVCTGNTGHNEVVRVSFDTEQISLREVLEIFFVVHDPTSLNRQGNDVGTQYRSGIYFTSPEQEQVAREVIAEMTASGTYRSPIVTEVLPLANYSRAEDYHQHYFAQHPNQGYCAFVVAPKVEKFRKTFASRVKAA, encoded by the coding sequence ATGAGCATCAACACCATCACTTTGGGCGGCGGCTGCTTCTGGTGCATCGAAGCGGTCTATGAGCGTGTACGCGGCGTGACGGCCGTCGAATCGGGCTATTCCAACGGCCACGTGGTCGAGCCGAGCTACGAGCAGGTCTGCACCGGCAACACCGGGCACAACGAGGTCGTGCGCGTGAGCTTCGACACCGAGCAGATCAGCCTGCGCGAAGTGCTCGAGATCTTCTTCGTGGTGCACGACCCGACCTCGCTCAACCGCCAAGGCAACGACGTGGGCACCCAGTACCGCTCGGGCATCTACTTCACATCGCCCGAGCAGGAGCAGGTGGCGCGCGAGGTGATCGCCGAGATGACGGCCAGCGGCACCTACCGCTCGCCCATCGTGACCGAGGTGCTGCCGCTCGCGAACTACTCGCGCGCCGAGGACTACCACCAGCATTACTTTGCCCAGCACCCCAACCAGGGCTACTGCGCCTTCGTCGTCGCGCCCAAGGTCGAGAAATTCCGCAAGACGTTTGCAAGCCGGGTGAAGGCTGCATAG
- a CDS encoding PAS domain-containing hybrid sensor histidine kinase/response regulator, which yields MDGIDQLWWRAPGPALRLAAVQQPRERHSAGDWQVNPAATAWAKACGLQADRWASLATTLREQLDAGQTEGRTLLTPAGIELGWTAVPLASGWLVWLDVSAEIADRLRTSEATAALWVRAVDLAAVALWRLDLLNQRVYFSDWGYTMLGLDPVRDRLTVEQLRELIHPDDRAAVVAAAEEAVLTRGVVDVEARYRHRSGQYRNLYTRRVAEYDAQGTPIGLSGVTIDMTEQIAERERAQAYAERIDRVTNAAGVGIWSVDIDTRKIEWNEQMYRLYGIPREQAPPPNEVWLNQLVHPDDREIARHHRPVTGTGPQGLHAEFRIVRPNGAVRWVASWSRREVLGGRDLAFGVNLDITNLQRTQAELRQTQERARLATESAGIGTWERDLRTGRAKWDAQMYRLRGLPVGPETPPDDMRYAAYHPEDLENINRNKARAGQDGDSYENEFRVVFPDGSIRWLATRGLVKRDAHGDPEKMLGVTWDITERRRAEQALREKAAAVQASAAKSQFLARMSHELRTPLNAVLGFAQLMGNDLADRLSHQQRQRVDRIHSAGLHLLALIDDVLDLATIESDALPLTYETVSLQASLDDVLQWTQLQASQAAVQIHAQAVRGWVRADPRRVRQILSNLISNAIKYNRPQGQVWIACQATTHRDQAAWTLSVRDTGRGLSAEQCQQLFQPFNRLGAERGTIPGTGIGLAIVHHLVRLMGGDLTVTSEPGRGSEFRVTLPAERPPEPVEREPHTTFHADLGDDPASSARLNVLYIEDNPVNVVLVQELVALRPDVSLSVAVDGLSGVTRAVAELPHVVLVDMQLPDIDGFEVLRRLKAEPMLSDATIVALSANAMPEDVNRAKQAGFDDYWTKPIDFHAFLRNLTSLAQVHLV from the coding sequence ATGGATGGCATCGATCAACTGTGGTGGCGAGCGCCCGGCCCGGCCCTGAGGCTTGCCGCAGTGCAGCAGCCGCGTGAGCGCCATTCGGCCGGCGACTGGCAGGTCAACCCCGCCGCCACCGCGTGGGCCAAGGCGTGCGGTCTCCAGGCCGACCGGTGGGCCTCGCTGGCCACCACCTTGCGCGAGCAGCTCGACGCTGGCCAGACCGAAGGCCGCACCCTGCTCACGCCAGCCGGCATCGAGCTCGGCTGGACCGCCGTGCCGCTGGCCAGTGGCTGGCTCGTGTGGCTCGACGTGTCGGCCGAGATCGCCGACCGCCTGCGCACGAGCGAAGCCACCGCCGCGCTGTGGGTGCGCGCGGTCGACCTGGCCGCCGTGGCCCTGTGGCGGCTGGACCTCCTCAACCAGCGTGTCTACTTCAGCGACTGGGGCTACACCATGCTCGGGCTCGACCCGGTGCGCGACCGGCTCACCGTCGAACAGCTGCGCGAGCTGATCCACCCCGACGACCGCGCGGCCGTGGTGGCGGCCGCCGAAGAAGCGGTGCTCACCCGCGGGGTGGTCGACGTCGAAGCGCGTTACCGGCACCGCAGCGGCCAGTACCGCAACCTCTACACCCGCCGCGTGGCCGAGTACGACGCGCAGGGCACGCCCATCGGCCTCTCCGGCGTGACGATCGACATGACCGAGCAGATCGCCGAGCGCGAGCGTGCCCAGGCCTATGCCGAGCGAATCGACCGCGTGACGAATGCCGCCGGCGTGGGCATCTGGAGCGTCGACATCGACACCCGCAAGATCGAGTGGAACGAGCAGATGTACCGGCTCTACGGCATCCCGCGCGAGCAGGCGCCGCCGCCCAACGAGGTCTGGCTCAACCAGCTCGTGCACCCGGACGACCGCGAGATCGCGCGCCATCACCGGCCGGTCACCGGCACCGGGCCGCAAGGCCTGCATGCCGAGTTCCGCATCGTGCGGCCCAACGGGGCGGTGCGCTGGGTGGCCTCGTGGTCGCGGCGCGAGGTGCTGGGCGGCCGCGACCTGGCCTTCGGCGTCAACCTCGACATCACCAACCTGCAGCGCACCCAGGCCGAGCTGCGCCAGACGCAGGAGCGCGCGCGCTTGGCCACCGAGTCGGCCGGCATCGGCACCTGGGAACGCGACCTGCGCACCGGCCGCGCCAAGTGGGACGCGCAGATGTACCGCCTGCGCGGCCTGCCCGTCGGCCCCGAGACCCCGCCCGACGACATGCGCTACGCGGCCTATCACCCGGAGGACCTGGAGAACATCAACCGCAACAAGGCGCGGGCGGGCCAGGATGGCGACAGCTACGAGAACGAGTTCCGCGTGGTCTTCCCCGATGGCTCGATCCGCTGGCTGGCCACGCGCGGCCTGGTGAAACGCGACGCGCATGGCGACCCCGAGAAGATGCTCGGCGTCACCTGGGACATCACCGAGCGCCGCCGTGCCGAGCAGGCCCTGCGCGAGAAGGCGGCGGCGGTGCAGGCGAGCGCGGCCAAGAGCCAGTTCCTCGCCCGCATGAGCCACGAGCTGCGCACCCCGCTCAATGCGGTGCTCGGCTTTGCGCAGCTGATGGGCAACGACCTTGCAGATCGCCTGAGCCACCAGCAGCGCCAGCGCGTGGACCGCATCCACTCGGCCGGCCTGCACCTGCTTGCGCTGATCGACGACGTGCTCGACCTGGCCACGATCGAGTCCGACGCCTTGCCACTGACCTACGAGACGGTGTCGTTGCAGGCCTCGCTCGACGACGTGCTGCAGTGGACGCAGCTGCAGGCCTCGCAGGCCGCAGTGCAGATCCACGCGCAGGCCGTGCGCGGCTGGGTGCGGGCCGACCCGCGGCGCGTGCGGCAGATCCTGTCCAACCTCATCAGCAACGCGATCAAGTACAACAGGCCGCAGGGCCAGGTGTGGATCGCGTGCCAGGCCACCACCCACCGCGACCAGGCGGCCTGGACGCTCTCGGTGCGCGACACCGGCCGCGGCCTCTCGGCCGAGCAGTGCCAGCAGCTCTTCCAGCCCTTCAACCGGCTCGGCGCCGAGCGCGGCACCATCCCCGGCACCGGCATCGGCCTGGCGATCGTGCACCACCTCGTGCGCCTGATGGGCGGCGATCTCACCGTGACCAGCGAGCCTGGCCGAGGCAGCGAATTCCGCGTCACGCTGCCGGCCGAGCGCCCGCCCGAGCCGGTCGAGCGCGAGCCGCACACCACCTTCCACGCCGACCTGGGCGACGACCCAGCCAGCAGCGCGCGGCTCAACGTGCTCTACATCGAAGACAACCCGGTCAACGTGGTGCTGGTGCAGGAGCTCGTGGCCCTGCGGCCCGACGTAAGCCTGAGCGTGGCGGTCGACGGCCTCTCAGGCGTGACGCGTGCCGTGGCCGAGTTGCCGCACGTGGTGCTGGTCGACATGCAGCTGCCCGACATCGACGGTTTCGAGGTGCTGCGCCGCCTGAAGGCCGAGCCCATGCTGTCCGACGCGACCATCGTGGCCCTTTCGGCCAACGCGATGCCCGAAGACGTGAACCGTGCAAAGCAGGCGGGCTTCGACGACTACTGGACCAAGCCGATCGACTTCCACGCCTTCCTGCGCAACCTCACGAGTCTGGCGCAGGTGCATCTGGTGTGA